The genomic DNA TTGTGCGGCGTGGGCTGCACCTTGATTCATCGTATAGGAGAAGGGAATGGCTACTCTCAACGAGGTTCGCCTGATCGGCAACCTGGGGAAAGATCCGGAGGTTCGCGAGGTCGGCGGCACGCCGAACTGCACCGTCAGCGTGGCGACCGCCCGGTTTCGCAAGAGTGAGAACGGGCGCGAGGAAGTGACGCAGTGGCATCGGGTTGTCCTTTGGGGGCAGCTCGCTGAGTACGCGGGTCGCTACCTGAAGAAGGGCGCGCCGGTGTATGTCGGCGGCTACCTTGAAACGCGCAAGTGGACCGACAACGACGGTCAAGACCACTACACTACGGAGGTTGTCGCCGAGGACCTGCAAGGCCTCGGGGCGCGCCGACCCGCGGAAGGGTAGCGCACTACGTCATGGCGGGCGACGCCCGCCGAAATTCTATGAGGCAAGCATGTCAGGAAAATCCAAAATGACCCCCGAAGAGTTCGATTCCCTGCGTCCGCGGCTGGGCCGGCTGTCGCTCGATACCGTGGAACTGGCCCGCGAGGTGCTGGTCGACGGACGCAGCCAAGTGGAAGTGGCGAAGGGTCATGGCATCACGAAACAGCGCGTGA from Denitromonas sp. includes the following:
- a CDS encoding single-stranded DNA-binding protein; the encoded protein is MATLNEVRLIGNLGKDPEVREVGGTPNCTVSVATARFRKSENGREEVTQWHRVVLWGQLAEYAGRYLKKGAPVYVGGYLETRKWTDNDGQDHYTTEVVAEDLQGLGARRPAEG